In one window of Hymenobacter nivis DNA:
- a CDS encoding T9SS type A sorting domain-containing protein, producing MRKIYFRTAVALLAATTLVGAPAGAQTMPTPKGKISASLLELAKPAVATRGLAAKAGISSPLQATNAVQVYNGYVVVQALATTPSAKQLLIDLQAKGLRQGTAYGALVSGLFPVDKLSTLENVPSLQLIRPAYKPALNVGRTTTQGDRALRADAARSKYGLSGRGVKVGILSDSYNNLGGAAAGVASNDLPRGGVEVLEDLPGSGTDEGRGMAEIVHDVAPGAAIAFHTAFLGQADFAQGIEDLQAAGCQAIVDDAIYFDEPFFQNGIIAQAAQKVVAKGASYFSSAGNQAQQSYEAVFRNSKTSVPGITGEAHSFAPGDVRQSITIGPGRSLSLALQWDDPAFSASGVRGAKSDMDLYLLYNGVPVFSSIDNNIGGDPFEFISITNSSTAAVTVEAVIVKFDGPDPTRLKYVNFGDRPTTIEYDTQSSTLVGHANAPQVVAVGAAPYFNTPLFNANTPVPVVESFSSLGGTPLLFNNQGRRLGQPLTSNKPEVTGPDGGNTTFFPPFPGQDFEGDGFPNFFGTSAAAPHVAAVAALMLEVDGDLPPRTVTKFLQQSAVDMDNPLTPGFDRGFDFKTGVGFVQADAAIRDLIKQKVISKIKQLLVALYPNPSNGRVNFQVVAEDQQTIVLTVLNQMGKEIFRSEGTTQLETTKDFSSLPKGLYITKVQTSTNVKTQSLLIQ from the coding sequence ATGAGAAAAATCTACTTCCGCACCGCCGTGGCTTTGCTGGCCGCGACAACCTTGGTGGGGGCGCCCGCCGGGGCCCAAACTATGCCCACCCCCAAGGGCAAAATATCGGCCAGCCTGCTCGAACTGGCCAAGCCCGCGGTGGCCACCCGCGGCCTTGCGGCAAAAGCGGGGATAAGCTCGCCGCTTCAGGCCACCAATGCCGTGCAGGTTTACAACGGCTACGTGGTAGTGCAGGCCCTGGCCACAACGCCCAGCGCCAAGCAGCTGCTAATCGATCTGCAGGCCAAGGGCTTGCGCCAAGGCACGGCCTACGGCGCGCTTGTCTCAGGCCTGTTCCCGGTTGACAAGTTATCGACGCTGGAGAACGTGCCGTCGCTACAGCTCATCCGGCCCGCTTATAAGCCGGCCCTGAACGTGGGCCGCACCACTACCCAGGGCGACCGGGCCCTGCGGGCCGACGCGGCCCGCTCCAAGTACGGCCTGAGCGGCCGGGGCGTGAAGGTGGGCATCCTCTCCGACAGCTACAACAACCTGGGCGGGGCCGCCGCCGGTGTGGCCAGCAACGACCTGCCCCGCGGCGGCGTGGAAGTGCTCGAAGACTTGCCCGGCAGCGGCACCGACGAGGGCCGCGGCATGGCCGAAATCGTGCACGACGTGGCCCCCGGGGCTGCCATTGCTTTCCATACCGCATTCCTGGGCCAGGCCGACTTTGCCCAGGGCATTGAGGACTTGCAAGCCGCTGGTTGCCAAGCCATTGTAGACGACGCAATTTATTTCGACGAACCCTTCTTCCAGAACGGCATCATTGCGCAAGCCGCGCAAAAAGTAGTGGCCAAGGGTGCGTCGTACTTCTCATCGGCCGGCAATCAGGCCCAGCAGTCGTACGAAGCGGTGTTTCGCAACTCGAAAACCTCGGTGCCGGGCATCACGGGCGAGGCGCACAGCTTCGCCCCCGGCGACGTGCGGCAGAGCATCACCATCGGCCCTGGCCGCAGCCTGTCGCTGGCCTTGCAATGGGACGACCCGGCATTTTCGGCCAGCGGCGTGCGCGGGGCCAAAAGCGACATGGACCTCTACCTGCTTTACAACGGCGTGCCCGTGTTCTCGTCCATCGACAACAACATCGGCGGCGACCCCTTCGAGTTTATTAGCATCACTAACAGCAGCACGGCCGCGGTAACCGTGGAAGCGGTAATCGTGAAATTTGACGGCCCCGACCCGACCCGCCTCAAATACGTCAACTTCGGCGACCGACCCACAACCATCGAGTACGACACGCAAAGCTCGACCCTGGTGGGCCACGCCAACGCCCCGCAGGTGGTAGCCGTAGGGGCCGCCCCGTACTTCAACACGCCGCTGTTCAACGCCAACACGCCGGTACCGGTGGTGGAGTCGTTCTCGTCGCTGGGTGGCACGCCCCTGCTGTTCAACAACCAGGGCCGGCGGCTGGGCCAGCCCCTGACGTCCAACAAGCCCGAAGTGACGGGCCCCGACGGCGGCAACACGACTTTCTTCCCGCCCTTCCCCGGCCAGGACTTCGAGGGCGATGGCTTCCCCAACTTCTTCGGTACCAGCGCAGCAGCGCCGCACGTGGCGGCCGTGGCGGCGCTGATGCTGGAGGTCGACGGCGACCTCCCACCGCGCACCGTCACGAAGTTCTTGCAGCAATCGGCCGTCGATATGGACAACCCGCTCACCCCGGGCTTCGACCGCGGCTTCGACTTCAAGACCGGCGTGGGGTTTGTGCAGGCCGACGCCGCCATCCGCGACCTGATCAAGCAGAAGGTAATCAGCAAAATCAAGCAGTTGCTGGTGGCCCTATACCCCAACCCGTCCAACGGCCGGGTGAATTTCCAGGTGGTGGCCGAGGACCAGCAAACCATCGTGCTGACGGTGCTCAACCAGATGGGCAAGGAGATATTCCGCAGCGAGGGCACTACCCAACTCGAAACCACGAAAGATTTCAGCAGCTTACCCAAAGGCTTGTACATCACCAAAGTACAGACCAGCACCAACGTAAAAACCCAGTCGCTACTGATCCAGTAG
- a CDS encoding dihydrolipoamide acetyltransferase family protein, with amino-acid sequence MARVEMTMPKMGESIMEGTVLKWLKQVGDAIEQDESVLEVATDKVDTEVPATHAGTLAEILVQEGQVVAVGAPIAVIETEVGAAASAASSAPAPAAPAPMLASANGNASASDVPYLPALDGPDDAQAADGAPHMPGRFLSPLVLSIAREEKVSLSALEYLPGTGKENRVTKKDILDYVAAGKPSLVPQAPAALPTPAASPAPAAPAPRPAAPAAVAAPAPSANNQAPAAKPAPSVSGGHELVEMDRMRKMIAQRMVDSKRIAPHVTSFVEADVTELVNWRNKHKDAYKKREGENLTFTPIFIQAVARAIQDFPNINVSVEGDYIIKKKDINIGIAVALPSGNLIVPVIHRANQLNLNGLSKKVNDLANRARTNKLTPADLEGGTYTLSNVGSFGNVMGTPIIMQPQVAIMAVGAITKKPAVIETPQGDLIGVRQFMFLSHSYDHRVVDGSLGGMFVRKVADYLEQFDPNTTI; translated from the coding sequence ATGGCACGAGTGGAAATGACGATGCCCAAGATGGGCGAATCCATCATGGAAGGCACCGTCTTAAAATGGCTCAAGCAAGTCGGCGACGCCATCGAGCAGGACGAATCGGTGCTGGAAGTAGCCACCGACAAAGTAGACACCGAAGTGCCTGCCACCCACGCCGGCACCCTGGCCGAGATTTTGGTACAGGAAGGCCAGGTGGTGGCCGTGGGGGCCCCCATCGCCGTCATCGAAACCGAAGTAGGCGCCGCGGCTTCGGCAGCTTCCAGCGCCCCGGCACCCGCCGCCCCGGCCCCCATGCTGGCCAGCGCCAACGGCAACGCGTCAGCCTCCGATGTACCCTACCTGCCCGCGCTCGACGGTCCCGACGACGCCCAGGCTGCCGACGGGGCCCCGCACATGCCCGGCCGGTTCCTGTCGCCACTTGTACTCAGCATTGCCCGCGAGGAAAAGGTGAGCCTGAGCGCGTTGGAATACCTACCCGGCACGGGCAAGGAAAACCGCGTCACCAAAAAGGACATCCTCGACTACGTGGCGGCCGGCAAACCTTCGCTGGTGCCGCAGGCTCCGGCCGCGTTGCCTACCCCAGCCGCGTCGCCTGCCCCGGCCGCGCCCGCCCCGCGCCCGGCCGCGCCCGCTGCCGTAGCGGCTCCGGCCCCCAGCGCCAACAACCAAGCCCCGGCGGCCAAGCCTGCGCCCAGCGTGAGCGGCGGCCATGAGTTGGTGGAGATGGACCGGATGCGCAAAATGATTGCCCAGCGTATGGTCGACTCGAAGCGCATTGCGCCGCACGTCACCAGCTTCGTGGAAGCCGACGTGACGGAGCTCGTAAACTGGCGCAATAAGCACAAGGATGCCTACAAGAAGCGCGAGGGCGAAAACCTCACCTTCACGCCCATTTTCATCCAGGCCGTGGCCCGCGCCATCCAGGATTTCCCGAACATCAACGTATCGGTGGAAGGCGACTACATTATCAAGAAAAAGGATATCAACATCGGCATCGCCGTGGCTCTGCCCAGCGGCAACCTCATCGTGCCGGTCATTCACAGGGCCAACCAGCTCAACCTCAACGGCCTGAGCAAGAAGGTGAACGACCTAGCCAACCGCGCCCGCACCAACAAGCTCACGCCCGCCGACCTTGAGGGCGGCACCTACACCCTGAGCAACGTGGGCTCATTCGGCAACGTCATGGGTACGCCCATCATCATGCAGCCGCAGGTGGCCATCATGGCCGTGGGGGCCATCACCAAGAAGCCCGCCGTAATTGAGACGCCCCAGGGCGACCTTATCGGCGTGCGCCAGTTCATGTTCCTGAGCCACAGCTACGACCACCGCGTGGTCGATGGCTCGCTCGGCGGCATGTTCGTGCGCAAAGTGGCCGATTACCTGGAGCAGTTCGACCCCAACACCACGATTTAA
- a CDS encoding competence/damage-inducible protein A, whose protein sequence is MPTTAPRPAPPDVEIMTIGDELLYGQVVDTNSAFMGQELAKIGLRVRQISSVSDRADEIVEALDQARQRARVVLITGGLGPTKDDLTKHVLARYFGSELVMDAPTLVHVTEFFRRYNRPMLDVNRQQALVPAGCQVLFNAVGTAPGMWFEDQGTVFVSMPGVPFEMKKLMADEVLPRLRERFNIAPIEHVVVMTVGLGESYLAEKIADWEDALPPNFKLAYLPSLGAVRLRLTGTDDGQPDLRGRMLALLPALRERAGPYIFAEEETTLEAAIGQLLLARGLTLATAESCTGGLVAHRITGVPGSSGYFRGSVVAYHNDLKMSELNVPAETLATSGAVSEATVRAMAEGARQRLGASVAVATSGVAGPGGGTPGKPVGTICFAVADAQGTVTRQISFDRGRALNITYTAQSVLALLWQRLTGQA, encoded by the coding sequence ATGCCCACTACTGCCCCCCGCCCTGCCCCGCCCGACGTTGAAATCATGACCATTGGCGACGAGCTGCTCTACGGCCAGGTCGTCGACACCAATTCGGCCTTTATGGGCCAGGAGCTGGCCAAAATCGGGCTACGCGTGCGCCAGATCTCGTCGGTATCCGACCGCGCCGACGAGATAGTGGAGGCCCTCGACCAGGCCCGGCAGCGGGCCCGGGTGGTACTCATCACCGGCGGCCTGGGCCCCACTAAGGATGACCTGACCAAGCACGTGCTGGCCCGCTACTTCGGCAGCGAGCTGGTGATGGACGCGCCCACGCTGGTTCACGTCACCGAGTTTTTCCGGCGCTACAACCGGCCTATGCTCGACGTGAACCGCCAGCAGGCCTTAGTGCCGGCGGGCTGCCAGGTGCTGTTCAACGCCGTGGGCACGGCCCCGGGCATGTGGTTTGAGGACCAGGGCACGGTGTTCGTGAGCATGCCCGGCGTGCCCTTCGAGATGAAGAAGCTGATGGCCGACGAAGTGCTGCCGCGCCTGCGCGAACGGTTCAATATCGCGCCCATCGAGCACGTGGTGGTGATGACCGTGGGCCTGGGCGAGTCGTACCTGGCCGAGAAAATTGCCGATTGGGAAGACGCCCTCCCGCCCAATTTCAAACTGGCCTACCTGCCCAGCCTGGGGGCCGTGCGCCTGCGCCTCACGGGCACCGACGACGGCCAGCCCGACCTGCGCGGCCGGATGCTGGCCCTGCTGCCGGCGCTGCGCGAGCGCGCGGGGCCCTACATTTTTGCTGAGGAAGAAACCACGCTGGAGGCCGCCATCGGCCAGTTACTGCTGGCCCGGGGCCTGACGCTGGCCACGGCCGAGAGCTGCACCGGGGGCCTGGTAGCGCACCGCATCACGGGCGTGCCGGGTAGCTCGGGCTACTTCCGCGGCAGCGTGGTGGCGTACCACAACGACCTTAAAATGAGTGAGCTGAACGTACCCGCCGAAACCTTGGCTACCAGTGGCGCCGTGAGCGAGGCCACCGTGCGGGCCATGGCCGAAGGGGCCCGCCAGCGCCTGGGCGCCAGCGTGGCCGTGGCCACCAGCGGCGTGGCGGGCCCCGGCGGCGGCACCCCGGGCAAACCCGTGGGCACCATCTGCTTTGCCGTGGCCGACGCCCAGGGCACGGTGACCCGGCAAATTAGCTTCGACCGGGGCCGGGCCCTGAACATCACCTACACTGCCCAGTCGGTGCTGGCGCTGCTGTGGCAGCGGCTGACGGGCCAAGCGTAG
- a CDS encoding DUF4197 domain-containing protein, which yields MFTRFVTLLLTAGLLAAAPAARAQTTKKTTKTKTTATKTATAKAAAAKAAAAKTAAAKAAATKAAATKAAATPAPAPVAPLTEAEASGGIKDALNKSVTKAVEFASEKDGFNLNDDIHIPFPEDMVLMKSTLGRIPGMSTVVSTFETQLNRAAEAAAPKAKGIFLAALANISLTDALGLVTSSSTDAATQFLRKSTEAQLVAAFKPDITAAISQVGAEAAYTKMTTQYNRIPLMTPVQTDLSAYTTQKAVDGIFILMAQEEAKIRRNPAARTTDLLKRVFATK from the coding sequence ATGTTTACCCGTTTTGTCACCCTTTTGCTAACCGCTGGCCTGCTGGCCGCCGCCCCCGCCGCCCGGGCTCAGACCACTAAAAAAACCACTAAAACCAAAACCACGGCCACCAAAACGGCCACCGCCAAGGCTGCTGCCGCTAAAGCTGCCGCGGCTAAAACGGCCGCCGCCAAGGCAGCGGCAACTAAGGCAGCTGCAACCAAGGCTGCCGCCACGCCCGCCCCAGCCCCCGTGGCGCCCCTTACCGAGGCTGAAGCCAGCGGCGGTATTAAGGATGCCCTTAACAAGAGCGTCACCAAGGCCGTGGAATTTGCCTCGGAGAAGGACGGTTTCAACCTGAACGACGATATCCACATCCCCTTTCCGGAAGATATGGTGCTGATGAAGAGCACGCTGGGCCGTATCCCAGGCATGAGCACCGTGGTGTCGACGTTCGAAACCCAGCTCAACCGCGCCGCTGAGGCCGCCGCGCCCAAGGCCAAGGGCATTTTCCTGGCCGCCCTCGCCAACATCAGCCTGACCGACGCGCTGGGCTTGGTCACGAGCAGCTCGACGGACGCGGCCACGCAGTTCCTGCGCAAATCGACCGAGGCGCAGCTCGTAGCGGCCTTCAAGCCCGACATCACCGCGGCCATCAGCCAGGTGGGGGCCGAGGCCGCCTACACTAAAATGACCACCCAGTACAACCGCATTCCGCTGATGACGCCGGTGCAAACCGACCTTTCGGCCTACACCACCCAGAAGGCCGTGGACGGCATCTTCATCCTCATGGCCCAGGAAGAGGCCAAAATCCGCCGCAACCCCGCCGCCCGCACCACCGACTTGCTCAAGCGCGTGTTTGCCACTAAGTAA
- the lpxA gene encoding acyl-ACP--UDP-N-acetylglucosamine O-acyltransferase — MISPLAHIHPDARLAPGVTVEPFTTIAADVEIGEGTWVGPNVTIMAGARIGAHCQIFPGAVVSAIPQDLKFAGEHTTAHVGDYTVLRECVTVNRGTVDRGRTVVGAHCLLQAYVHVAHDCVVGDHCVISNAVQLAGHVQIGDWAILGGMTAIHQFVSVGAHAFIGGGSLVRKDVPPFVKAAREPLTYAGVNSVGLRRRNFSEQQVLEIQDLYRILFLGGLNTQEALDRIEAEVPASAERALAVAFVQAASRGIIKGPGKKGLDEGAD; from the coding sequence ATGATTTCACCCCTCGCCCACATTCACCCCGACGCCCGCCTGGCCCCAGGCGTTACCGTTGAGCCCTTTACGACCATTGCCGCAGACGTGGAAATTGGCGAAGGCACGTGGGTGGGGCCCAACGTCACCATCATGGCCGGGGCCCGCATCGGGGCCCACTGCCAGATTTTCCCGGGGGCCGTAGTGTCGGCCATCCCGCAAGACCTCAAGTTTGCCGGCGAGCACACCACCGCCCACGTGGGCGACTATACCGTGCTGCGCGAGTGCGTGACCGTGAACCGCGGCACCGTGGACCGCGGCCGCACCGTGGTGGGGGCCCACTGCCTGCTGCAAGCCTACGTGCACGTGGCCCACGACTGCGTGGTGGGCGACCACTGCGTGATTTCGAACGCGGTGCAGCTGGCCGGGCACGTGCAGATAGGCGACTGGGCCATTTTGGGTGGTATGACGGCCATCCACCAGTTTGTGAGCGTGGGGGCCCACGCCTTTATTGGCGGCGGCTCGCTGGTACGGAAGGACGTACCCCCCTTCGTGAAGGCCGCCCGCGAGCCCCTTACCTACGCCGGGGTAAACTCGGTGGGCCTGCGCCGCCGCAACTTCTCCGAGCAGCAGGTGCTGGAAATTCAGGACCTGTACCGCATCCTGTTCCTGGGCGGGCTGAACACCCAGGAAGCCCTCGACCGCATCGAGGCCGAAGTACCTGCTTCGGCCGAGCGTGCGCTGGCCGTGGCGTTTGTGCAGGCCGCCAGCCGCGGCATCATCAAGGGCCCCGGCAAAAAAGGCCTCGACGAGGGTGCCGATTGA
- a CDS encoding bifunctional UDP-3-O-[3-hydroxymyristoyl] N-acetylglucosamine deacetylase/3-hydroxyacyl-ACP dehydratase: MNDKQHTIKAPVTVRGIGLHTGVEATMTFCPAPIGHGYKFQRVDLPGQPVVDADVDNVVDLSRGTTIEQNGARVNTVEHTLAALVGLQLDNVLIQLSGPEPPIMDGSAAEFIHALQSVGLEEQNALRNYYEIPDTIRYVDNARGVEIAALPLSDYRLTVMVDYNSPVLGSQHATLADIGQFANEIASSRTFCFLHELEHLYKSNLIKGGDLSNAIVVVDRVVADEELNDLAKMLGKPRVSVKKEGILNNVDLRYKNEPARHKLLDLVGDLALVGRPLKGQILAARPGHAANVAFAKKIKKKMLEDRSNPIPAYDPTREPVMDVNRIMQVLPHRYPFLLLDKVIHLDSQMVTAVKNVTMNEQFFQGHFPGNPVMPGVLQVEAMAQTGGILVMNTVPDPENYWQYFLGIENCRFRKKVIPGDTIIFHCWLLAPVKRGIAKMKGQAFVNGKVVMDAEMSAAIVRKENT; the protein is encoded by the coding sequence ATGAACGATAAGCAACACACCATCAAAGCGCCCGTGACGGTGCGCGGCATTGGGCTGCACACCGGTGTAGAGGCCACGATGACCTTCTGCCCCGCTCCCATCGGCCACGGCTACAAATTTCAGCGCGTGGATTTGCCCGGCCAGCCGGTCGTCGACGCCGACGTGGACAACGTAGTAGACCTCTCGCGGGGCACCACCATCGAGCAGAACGGGGCCCGCGTGAACACTGTGGAGCACACGCTGGCCGCCCTGGTGGGCTTGCAGCTCGACAACGTGCTGATCCAGCTCTCAGGCCCCGAGCCGCCAATTATGGACGGCTCGGCAGCCGAGTTCATCCACGCCCTGCAAAGCGTGGGCCTGGAGGAGCAGAACGCGCTGCGCAACTACTACGAAATCCCGGACACCATCCGCTACGTGGACAATGCGAGGGGCGTGGAAATTGCCGCCCTGCCGCTCTCCGACTACCGCCTCACGGTGATGGTGGACTACAACTCGCCGGTGCTGGGCTCACAGCACGCCACGCTGGCCGACATCGGGCAGTTTGCCAACGAAATTGCCAGCTCGCGCACCTTCTGCTTTTTGCACGAGCTGGAGCACTTGTATAAGTCCAACCTTATCAAGGGCGGCGACCTGAGCAACGCCATTGTGGTGGTGGACCGCGTGGTGGCCGACGAGGAGCTGAACGACCTGGCCAAAATGCTGGGCAAGCCCCGCGTGAGCGTCAAGAAAGAAGGCATCCTCAACAACGTGGACCTGCGCTACAAGAACGAGCCCGCCCGCCACAAGCTGCTCGACCTCGTGGGCGACCTCGCTCTGGTGGGCCGCCCGCTGAAGGGCCAGATCCTGGCCGCCCGGCCCGGCCACGCTGCCAACGTGGCCTTCGCCAAGAAGATCAAGAAGAAGATGCTGGAGGATCGCTCCAATCCCATACCGGCGTACGACCCCACCCGCGAGCCGGTGATGGACGTCAACCGCATCATGCAGGTGCTGCCCCACCGCTACCCGTTTCTGCTGCTCGATAAGGTGATTCACTTGGATTCGCAGATGGTGACGGCGGTGAAGAACGTGACCATGAACGAGCAATTCTTTCAGGGCCACTTCCCCGGCAACCCGGTGATGCCCGGCGTGTTGCAGGTGGAGGCCATGGCCCAAACGGGCGGCATTCTGGTGATGAACACCGTACCCGACCCCGAAAACTACTGGCAGTACTTCCTGGGCATCGAAAACTGCCGCTTCCGCAAGAAGGTTATCCCTGGCGACACCATCATTTTCCACTGCTGGCTGCTGGCCCCCGTCAAGCGCGGCATTGCCAAAATGAAAGGCCAGGCCTTCGTGAACGGCAAAGTGGTGATGGACGCCGAAATGAGCGCCGCCATCGTGCGCAAAGAGAACACCTGA
- the lpxD gene encoding UDP-3-O-(3-hydroxymyristoyl)glucosamine N-acyltransferase has product MEFTVQQIAEVLGGTVEGDATRRVTSLAKIDEARAGSLAFLSNLKYEHFLYTTQASAVIVGPDLAPRQPVAAALIRVADPYSGFTKLLEFYAQATRMGKRGVEEPAYLAATATVGPGHYRGAFSYIGENCRLGPNVLVFPHAYIGDRVTIGEGSVIHAGAKIYPDTVIGRFCVVKAGAVVGTDGFGFAPQPDGSYRPIPQIGHVVLEDYVSIGANTTVDCATMGTTRVGEGSKIDNLVQVGHNVEIGKHTVIAAQTGISGSTKIGDYCLLGGQVGVVGHITLANKTTLAAQTGVHKSVKGEGRILQGRPALDLKQSQRVLVVFRNLPEILHRVERLEKAANAPEKP; this is encoded by the coding sequence ATGGAATTTACCGTTCAACAAATTGCGGAGGTGCTCGGGGGCACCGTGGAAGGCGACGCCACCCGGCGCGTAACTAGCCTGGCCAAAATTGATGAAGCCCGGGCCGGCTCGCTCGCCTTCCTGTCCAACCTCAAGTACGAGCACTTCCTTTATACCACCCAGGCCTCGGCCGTAATTGTGGGCCCCGACTTAGCCCCGCGGCAGCCAGTGGCCGCCGCCCTCATCCGGGTAGCCGACCCGTATTCGGGCTTCACCAAGCTGCTCGAATTTTATGCCCAGGCCACGCGCATGGGCAAGCGCGGCGTGGAGGAGCCCGCGTACCTGGCCGCCACGGCCACCGTGGGGCCCGGGCACTACCGCGGGGCCTTCTCCTACATCGGCGAAAATTGCCGGCTGGGGCCCAACGTGCTGGTGTTTCCGCATGCCTACATCGGCGACCGGGTGACGATTGGCGAGGGCAGCGTGATTCACGCCGGGGCTAAAATCTACCCCGATACGGTCATTGGCCGGTTTTGCGTCGTCAAGGCGGGGGCCGTGGTGGGCACCGACGGCTTCGGCTTCGCCCCGCAGCCCGACGGCAGTTACCGCCCCATCCCGCAAATCGGCCACGTAGTACTTGAAGACTACGTGAGCATCGGGGCCAACACCACCGTGGACTGCGCCACCATGGGCACGACGCGGGTGGGCGAGGGCAGCAAAATCGATAACCTTGTGCAAGTGGGCCACAACGTGGAAATTGGTAAGCACACGGTTATCGCCGCGCAAACCGGCATCTCGGGCTCAACGAAAATTGGCGATTACTGCTTACTGGGCGGGCAGGTGGGCGTGGTGGGCCACATCACGCTGGCCAACAAAACCACCCTTGCGGCCCAAACCGGCGTGCACAAATCGGTGAAGGGCGAGGGCCGCATCCTCCAGGGTCGCCCCGCCCTCGACCTCAAGCAAAGCCAGCGGGTGCTGGTAGTGTTCCGCAACCTGCCCGAAATCCTGCACCGCGTCGAACGCCTCGAAAAGGCAGCAAACGCGCCGGAAAAGCCCTAG
- a CDS encoding HD domain-containing protein has translation MNKKKIFNDPVYGFVTIPTELLFDLIEHPYFQRLRRIQQLGLTGFVYPGALHTRFHHALGAMHLMQLALRTLKDKGVPVSAAEGEAALAAILLHDIGHGPLSHALETAIFQDVPHEQLSLFLMQRLNETFGGRLTLAIEIFEDTYGRPFFHQLVSSQLDMDRLDYLNRDSFYTGVEEGRPGADRLIKMLRVVDEQLVLEEKAVYSVENFLVSRRLMYWQVYLHKTVTSAEQMVIRTVQRARDLTRQGVAVPANSCLGFFLGQAVTLADFAADPKILSRFVELDDYDIWSAVKGWATHPDVVLSYLAKSLLNRNLLKIVIASAPFDDDFKLGIQELIAEHFRLPPAEAALLMIAGRLSNSAYDARSQEPINILTKKGEVVNVMDASDLPNIRALSQRVDKFYICYPKEII, from the coding sequence GTGAACAAGAAGAAGATTTTCAACGACCCCGTGTACGGGTTCGTCACCATTCCCACCGAGCTGCTGTTCGACCTCATCGAGCACCCGTATTTTCAGCGGCTGCGGCGCATCCAGCAGCTGGGCCTCACGGGGTTTGTGTACCCGGGGGCCCTGCACACGCGCTTTCACCACGCGCTGGGGGCCATGCACCTGATGCAGCTGGCCCTGCGCACGCTCAAAGACAAGGGCGTGCCGGTTTCGGCCGCCGAGGGCGAGGCCGCGCTGGCCGCCATCCTGCTGCACGACATCGGCCACGGGCCCCTGTCGCACGCCTTGGAAACGGCTATTTTCCAGGACGTGCCGCACGAGCAGCTCTCGCTATTTTTGATGCAGCGGCTTAACGAAACGTTCGGCGGGCGGCTCACGCTAGCCATCGAAATATTTGAGGATACCTACGGCCGGCCGTTTTTCCACCAGCTCGTGAGCAGCCAGCTCGACATGGACCGCCTCGACTACCTCAACCGCGACTCCTTCTATACCGGCGTGGAGGAAGGCCGCCCGGGCGCCGACCGCCTCATCAAAATGCTGCGCGTGGTGGACGAGCAGCTGGTGCTGGAAGAGAAAGCGGTGTACTCGGTCGAGAACTTTCTGGTAAGCCGGCGGCTGATGTACTGGCAGGTCTACCTGCACAAAACCGTGACCAGCGCCGAGCAAATGGTGATTCGCACCGTGCAGCGGGCCCGCGACCTCACCCGCCAGGGCGTGGCAGTGCCGGCCAACAGTTGCCTGGGCTTCTTCCTGGGCCAGGCCGTGACGCTGGCCGACTTCGCCGCCGACCCCAAAATCCTGAGCCGCTTCGTGGAGCTGGACGACTACGACATCTGGTCGGCGGTGAAAGGCTGGGCAACCCACCCCGACGTCGTGCTCAGCTACCTGGCCAAAAGCCTGTTGAACCGGAACTTACTGAAAATCGTGATTGCCTCCGCGCCATTCGACGACGACTTTAAGCTCGGCATTCAGGAGCTGATTGCCGAGCACTTCCGGCTGCCGCCCGCCGAGGCCGCCCTGCTCATGATTGCCGGCCGCCTCAGCAATAGCGCCTACGACGCCCGCAGCCAGGAACCCATCAACATCCTCACCAAAAAAGGCGAAGTAGTGAACGTGATGGACGCCTCGGACCTACCCAACATCCGGGCCCTGAGCCAGCGCGTCGACAAGTTCTACATCTGCTACCCGAAGGAAATAATTTGA